The Acinetobacter shaoyimingii DNA segment CTTCATCACCATAATTCATCACAGCTGTACCTTGAAAATCTCCTTCTGCCTCATATTTTTCAAAATCAAGTGTCCGATAACCCAAGCGACCTTCACTATAATCAAACCATTGATCGAGTTGACCAGTCCAAATGACGTGATCAACACTATCTTTCATATCTTGACTAAAGCTCGTATCCAACTGAATTTCTATATTTGGATGATGCAAAATAGATTCAATAATTGGAGTGTAGCCTTCTTCAGGAATTCCCTGATATTTGTGTGCAAAGTAGTTATCATCATAATTAAAACGCACAGGCAAACGCTTCAAAATACTTGCTGGTAACTGAGTAGGCTCACATCCCCACTGTTTTTTAGTATATCCCCTAAAAAATGCGGCATATAAATCTTTACCAATAAACTTTAAAGCTTGTTCCTCGAAGTTTTTAGGCTCATCTATTGATTGATCAGCAATAGAGGCAATCCAATGTTGTGCTTCACTTGGTGAAAATAGCTTTTGATAAAACTGATTAATCGTGTGCAAATTAATAGGAAGTGAATAAACTTGATGCTGATATGTTGTTTTAACACGATTAATATAAGGTTTAAATTTTCCATG contains these protein-coding regions:
- the glf gene encoding UDP-galactopyranose mutase — its product is MNFLIVGAGFSGAVVARALAEANHQVKVIDQRSHIAGNCFTKRDVSTQVMEHVYGPHIFHTNNEKVWEYVNQHGKFKPYINRVKTTYQHQVYSLPINLHTINQFYQKLFSPSEAQHWIASIADQSIDEPKNFEEQALKFIGKDLYAAFFRGYTKKQWGCEPTQLPASILKRLPVRFNYDDNYFAHKYQGIPEEGYTPIIESILHHPNIEIQLDTSFSQDMKDSVDHVIWTGQLDQWFDYSEGRLGYRTLDFEKYEAEGDFQGTAVMNYGDEEIPYTRISEHKHFAPWEEHEKTIYFKEYSRHCEEGDIPYYPIRLVDDKHLLKKYIERAKIEQNVTFVGRLGTYRYMDMDVTIEEALNVSSRILTDISNQNSIRSFYHNEAF